The Triticum aestivum cultivar Chinese Spring chromosome 7B, IWGSC CS RefSeq v2.1, whole genome shotgun sequence genome window below encodes:
- the LOC123162091 gene encoding uncharacterized protein encodes MGLDVAEISELAALRPIQTAASGARATSVPGEDDGTAVADTGCVTPTASGAQSAMAGGVDDDDAAADTGCVTPRSSGCMAMLPIAPLQQDDGAEVGFATPLATGGVIGQRDGCAAAGDENSFTTPTTADSALLPATVCPPAPRKSAPVPTRKRAPLQQRLFFYPVPHDLATVFVAVPQCPPPAKKMRAHVVESSVPLGT; translated from the coding sequence ATGGGCCTCGATGTCGCGGAAATCTCTGAATTGGCGGCGCTCCGGCCGATCCAGACGGCCGCGAGCGGCGCCCGGGCCACGTCAGTACCGGGGGAGGACGACGGCACTGCCGTTGCCGACACTGGCTGCGTCACGCCGACGGCGAGCGGCGCGCAATCGGCCATGGCAGGGGgagtcgacgacgacgacgcaGCCGCCGACACTGGTTGCGTCACGCCGAGGTCGAGCGGCTGCATGGCCATGCTGCCAATTGCGCCACTGCAGCAAGACGACGGCGCCGAAGTCGGCTTCGCCACACCGCTGGCCACGGGTGGAGTAATTGGGCAGCGAGACGGCTGCGCCGCTGCGGGCGACGAGAACAGCTTCACCACgccgaccacggccgacagcgcgCTGTTGCCGGCGACGGTGTGCCCGCCGGCGCCGCGGAAGTCGGCGCCGGTGCCGACGAGGAAGCGGGCGCCGCTGCAGCAGCGGCTCTTCTTCTACCCGGTGCCACACGACCTGGCCACCGTCTTCGTTGCCGTGCCGCAGTGCCCGCCGCCCGCCAAGAAGATGCGGGCGCACGTGGTGGAGTCATCTGTGCCTCTAGGCACGTGA